The nucleotide window TGCTGATTGAGTCCCATGCCAGTTTTATTCTCACCATCCCGGCCACGGTGATTATCGGTCGCGAGATCGTGATCTCGGCACTGCGGGAATGGATGGCGGAAATCGGAAGCCGGGGGAGTGTGGCGGTATCCTATATCGGTAAAATCAAAACCACGGCACAGATGGTGGCGATTATCATGTTGCTGGCGTTCCCGCCAGGTGTGGTCTGGAGCCTCGTGGGAACGGTATTACTCTATGTGGCGGCCGTGCTGACCCTCTGGTCAATGGTTCTTTACCTCAAGGCTGCCTGGCCAGACCTGTTTCCCGAGAAGCAAGCAGACTGACACGCCTCAGATCTGAGCCACCGTCCAGTTGATTACCTGCCTGGCCAGCTCACTGCTGGCCTGTCCGAAGGCTTCCACCACACTTTCGACAGACTCTCCACCTGCCGCGTAACTGGTCTCGAATTGTTTGCTTGCAACGGGTTTCCGGCTGCGCTCGTCAATCAGCTGCAGGTTCAGTTCCAGGTGGATAACCGGTTTGCCATCCTGATACTCGGCCTGGAACCGGGTGAGGTCGCCAGTCAGGGTAAGGTCACTCTGTACGGCGCTGGTATCGGTTACCACCGTTGCCATCCGCCCGTCCCGCCGGAAGGCTTCCAGCAGATACGCGGCAACAAGCACCGGCGCCCGGTTGCTCCAGCGTGAACCCTGATAGGCACGGATTTCATGGGGCGTCGGTTTGACCAGAATCCGGGAGCTGTCAATCGGCGCCACTGCCAGCGGTGTCGATATGCGTAGAGTGCGATCGATGGTTTCAGCGGTGGTCTCCGGCGCTTTCGGTGCCGGTAACTGGAAAATCTGATGGGCCGGTTGGTCCGGGAACACGGTGCAGCCGGCCAGCGACACCGTCGCTACGGTGGCAATCAGTAAACGCGTCAATGCGATTGTCACGGGTTAAACTCCTGGATTGGCTCGCGGCCCAGAAACAGGCCAGACGGGTCGTCTTCAAATCGGTAGATCACACTGTTGAGGCCTCGCAGGGTGTTGCGTAACTCCCGCATTGCGGGAGCAAGTTCTGCGGCGCCCTGCATGCCCTGGTCCAGAGCACCCTCATTCCTGGCAGTAAGCTCATCCAGTCGGGCGGTGGAAGCCTCCAGAGAGTCCATGGCGCTTTGTGCGGTCGCGAATAGCTGCCGGCCTTCATTGTCCAGCAGGGCATTGGCGGTGGCGCCAAAACGGCGGAAGGTTTCCAGTGTGGCTTCGGTCTGGCCGCTGAGCTGGTCGAAACTGGTCACCAGGTTTCTCAATGCTTCCCGCTGTTCCAGGAGGCCTGACGAAATGGTCTCGATGTTTTCCAGGCTGCGCGTTAGATGGCGGGCGTTCTCTGGCGACACCATGGCGTTGGCATTCGTCATTACCAGGTCGAGCTTGGCAAAGAGTTTTTCGCTGGTGGCCATGAGGGTACTGAAGGCGGATGGCTCGGCGTAGATGGACGGCGGAGACTCACGGTCACCCTCCAGCGTGCGGCTTTCCGGATTGCCACCCTCGAGCTCAATGCTCATGCTGCCAGTGATGTTGGTCAGCGCCAGACCGGCCCGGGTGTCTTCCTTGATGGGGACATCACTGTAGACCCGGATGAGCGCCCGCACATTGCGAGGATCTTCCGGGTCCAGCCGTAGTTCGTAGACATCGCCTACCTCAATCCCGCTGTACTTGACCGGGCTGCCTTCGGATAGCCCGCTCACACCACGATCAAAAATAACCTCGTACCAGGCGTACTCCCGGTCGGTGCTGGCTTTGGCCAACCACAGTGCAAACAGCAATGCGCTGGCCAGGAAGACCAGCGTGAATAGCCCGATCAGGACATGATGTGCTCTGGGTTCCATCTCAGTAATTCTCCTGATTCATCCGACTTCTCTGCCGCTTGCTGACTGCGACCGTTGGGCAGCCCGGCCTCGTGGCCCGTGAAAATAGTCGCGGATCCAGGGGTCGTCGGTGTTTTCGACGATGTCCAGCGGACCTTCAACCAGTACCTGTTTGTTTGACAGCACCGCCACCCGGTCACAGGTACTGTATAGCGTATCCAGGTCGTGAGTGACCAGAAACACGCTGAAGCCCAGCGCGTCCCGCAGCGTCACAATCAGCCGGTCAAACGCCGCTGCACCGATGGGGTCAAGCCCCGCTGTGGGTTCATCGAGGAACAGAATTTCCGGGTCCAGCGCGATTGCTCGTGCCAGTGAGGCCCGTTTTACCATACCGCCGGAGAGCTGCGCAGGCACCATGGTGCTTGCTTTGGCAGGCAGGCCTACCAGTGCCAGCTTCATTCTGGCGAGATACTCTGCGTCTTCCCTGGAGAGCCTGGCGTGTTCAATCAGCGGCAGGGCAACATTTTCCTGCAGCGTCAGGGATGTGAAGAGGGCGCCACCCTGGAACAGCACACCAAAGCGCCGCTCCACCCGGGACCGCTGGTCCGGCGAGAGCGCCTGCAACTCCTCACCGAAGACCTCAATGACGCCTGAATCGGGCTGATGAAGGCCAACAATACTGCGCAGCAGCACAGACTTGCCGGTGCCTGATCCACCGACCACACCCAGTATTTCCCGGCGATTGAGGTCCATGTCCAGATTCGTGTGGACCTCGTTCGTGCCAAACCGGTTGCATAGCTCCCGGACCCTGATAACCACATCCTGTTGCGAGGCCCGTTGATTCACCAACCCATCTCCATGAAGAAAATTGCCGCTATGGAGTCCAGCAGGATGACCATAAAGATCGACTGTACCACGGCAGAGGTGGTGTGCTCACCGACGGATTCGGCACTGCCACTGGCCTTGAAACCTTCAAGACAGCCGATCACTGCGATAACAAAGGCGAATACGGGCGCTTTACCAAGCCCGACCAGAAAGTGAACGACGGCGACCTTGGTTTCCAGAATGTTGGTGATCTGGGGGATCGAAATGTCGAGTACCAATACGCAGACCAGTGAACCACCGACGATGCCACTGATCATGCCGACAAAAGTCAGTATCGGCAGGGAGATGACCATCGCCAGAACCCGGGGGATAACCAGAAGTTCAATCGGGCTGAGCCCGAAGGTTCGCAGCGCGTCGATCTCCTCATTCGCTTTCATGGAGCCGAGCTGTGCCGTGAAGGCGCTGGCAGTTCTGCCTGCCAGCAGAATGGCCGCCAACAACACGCCAAACTCCCGCAGGAAGGAAAATGCCACCAGGTTGACGGTATAGATAGTGGCGCCGAACTCATCAAGAACGGTGGCACCCAGAAACGCGACCACCGCGCCCACCAGAAAGGTAAGCAGGGCAACAATGGGCAGCGCATTGAGCCCGGTCTGGTGGATATGGGCCACCAGTGAGGTCATACGCCAACGCCAGGGTGTCGGCAGGATGGCGGCCATCGTTCCAAGTATCTGCCCGGTGAAACCCATCAACAGGCGTTGCTGGCCCCAGTATTCCGCAACCTGTTCGCCCACCCGTGCAAGGAACGCGATAATCGCCGACCCCTGACGGGGCGGTTCTTCCTCTGGTGTGGCAAGGGCCTCGCCGACCAGGCGCAACAGATCCCGTCGTTCCGGCGCAAGCCCCGACTTATCATCGGTCAGCTCCAGTAATCGTTGGGCGCCAAGAAGATCCGCCAGCAACGAAGCGCCGGCCGTATCCAGTGCTTCAATGGAAGACAGGTCCGGGGCGTGGTCTGCCGTTTTCCGTGAGGCGAGGGCGGTGCCGACTTCCTGCCTAAGCCTGGCATAGTTCGGCAGCGTCCAGTCGCCTGTGACGACGAGGCGATCGGCTTGATAGTCTAGCTTGCCGGGTGAGGGCATCCGCGGTTCCTGTGCCTGTGTTCAGGGAAATGTGTGGTGTGTCCCTGATACTAGCTGAAATTTTACCATCGGGCTGCCTCTTCCTTGTGTGAAAAATAATCAAGAACCTGAAGCAAAACAGAAAGTTGAAAAAAGAGGTTGACGCAAACGGCCGAATCCGTAGAATACGCCCTCGTTGACCAAGCGGGAATAGCTCAGTTGGTAGAGCACAACCTTGCCAAGGTTGGGGTCGCGAGTTCGAATCTCGTTTCCCGCTCCAATCAACACAGTCTCTCAATGCCCACCTGAGAGCATAAAAGTGTCGAATCCCCTTCGAACTTTTACCGGCGCGGTGGCAGAGTGGTTATGCAGCGGACTGCAACTCCGTTAACGCCGGTTCGATTCCGACCCGCGCCTCCATTTTTACTTTTTAATATCAATAGACCACCACGCCCGACGCTCGTTGAGTTTCTGACCCAAAAAATATCCAAATAAGCCAAGGCACGTTTTCACACAGAGGAAAGTCGCCGCTTCAGAAATGACTGGTTCGGCAGGTCAATGATAGCTATATGGATTTACTTTTATAGGGGCTCTCTCTCATCAATCCACAGATGATACGGGCGGTCGAAAGTGCAGCACTCGCGCGTTTTTCGGCAACGGTGAGGCACAACGGCCCTGCTGGTCCAGCAGGGCTTGTTGTAGACTGATAAGTGAGTCGTACATCATTCCTTGAATATCCAATAATGCCTTCATCGGATTCCTGGCTACTCGGCGCCGGGCCTCGATCACAAACTGAAGGCCCCGCAGCCGACGTTGGTTGCACTCCGAACTGCGGCGAATGCAGTCTTCAATCAATTCCGCGCGTAATCTCTCAAAGCCTTCCGGGTCACGCTGAGCCAGCTCCTTGAGCTCATCGAACGTAGGCATGTCCATAACCTTCCTCCTTTCCTGGATTCAAGTAACACCTACTGCTCCACTCCTTTTCAAAGCCCCTGTAGCCCGCGTTCGACAGTCCGGAAACCAGGTTCTCCACCTCGCAGAAAATAAAGCTGGGACACTTTCAGTTAAGCCTCGGAGGGGTCCGGAATCAAGATTCGAGGGATGGTTTTAACGAACGTACTCAAGGGACGCTCCTGACGTTGCGCCCCAGGATGGCCTTGCGGCCAGATGCTAAAGGCTAGCTCTGTGGTTTGATCAGGAATTTCTCTCCGGTAGCTTGCTTGCCGTAAACCGAGATCGCATCCAGCTGTAACGCGCCGGCCAGGGATACTTCGTGAGTGTAGTGACTGGCGAAGGTAGTTTTGATCTCGGCGGCAATGCGTTTGCGCATGGCGGCGGTGATTTCATTGCCGAGCTTTCCTAATACATTGAACAACAAAAAGCCGTTTACAGCCCAGGCAAAACCAAAGCTGCGGTTCAGTGTGATGGGGCCGCGATCAAGGCCGCCATAGATATAAACCTGTTTGTAGATGTCAGATCCATACACGCTGTATTCAGTCATGTTGCGAGAGACGGCGGCTTCCATGCAGGTAAGAATATCGCTAGCCAGGCGACCGCCACCGATTGGGTCGAAAGCGATGGTAGCGCCGGTGTCGATCAGTGCTTGGGTGAGGTCTGCCATAAAGCTGTCGCGACTGGAGTTGACCACGTACTTGGCACCCATGTCGCGCAGCAATGCTTCCTGTTCCGGCTTGCGGACGATATTGACCAGGTCGATGCCGTCGGCGATGCAGATGCGGTTAAGCATTTGCCCGAGGTTAGAGGCGGCGGCAGCGTGAACGATAGCCTTGTGACCTTCAGCGCGCATGGTTTCCACCATGGCTAATGCAGTCAGCGGATTAACAAAGCTGGAAGCACCTTCGACTGCAGTCGTACCCGGCTCCAGTTCCAGACAGCTTTGCACATTGGCACAGAGGTATTTGCGGTAGCTACCGCCGCCAATGAACGCAACGGTTTTGCCCATCAGGCTTTGCGCTGCGGCGGATGAGCCTGCAGCGACGACGGTACCTGCGCCTTCATTGCCCACGGGTATAGGCTTGCCAACCCGCTTTTTCACGGCACCCATGAACTTGGCCGGGACATCGGCACTGATGACCGGGCGATCAGCGCTACCGGATTGGCTGGCAGTCGTCATATCAGCCGCGCTGAACATTACTCCCAGGTCAGACGGGTTGATCGGGGCGGCTTCGACGCGGATGACTACCTGGTTTTCGCCCGGCTGCGGGATTTCGATCTCGCGCAGGGCGACTTCCAGTTTGTTGTCTTCGCTAATGGTGGAAGTAAGTTCGATGTTGTTTTCTGACACGTTTTTCTCCTGCAAAGGTTAAGGGGCAAGTCGTAAGCGCCTGCGTGATCCGCGTCGCTGGCTCAGTTCAGCAAGGGGAACTGGGTGGAAAATCGCTGGGAGTTCGGAGTTCGGAGTTCGGAGTTCGGAGTTCAGAGTTCAGAGTTCAGAGTTCAGAGTAATATATTGTTAAATTTAGGAAAAATTGTAAATGGTGCTCTTATAATTGTGATAGAAGTGATCATATCCGCCATTTGCGTATGTACTCTTGTGATCATTTGGGGATGTGTTGCGACGCACTACAACGGGCATTGGATGGCAAAGTGGTATGGCACAATGGTGATGTTCCCCAAACGGTTTACACAGATGTATTTACAGGCTCTCTTTAATTGGCGAAGGCAATGTCGGACAAGCGACGGCCTAACCCCATTGATCACCGTGAGAAGGACCCAATGAGAATAGGCCTGCTGATCATCGCAGCATTCTGGTGCCTTCCAGCTTCGTCCCAAACGCTCCAGATTATGGGGTCGGACGAGGGCTTTCTGCCATTTTATTACGGTAACAGCCTTAACAAGGGCATTCTGGTCGAGGTGATCAATGAGTTCAGCCTGGAGGCCGGTATCGCAGCCGATTTCCTCCCGCTGCCACGCAAACGGCAGGCCTGGGCCCTGGAAGAAGGACGAGCCAACGCGGTTTTCGCCAACCCGCTATGGATGCCGCTGCCGGACCAGATGCACACCGTCGGACCGGTGTTAACCTGGCGTGACCGTGTGTTCGCGCAACCTGGCCGACAAGCGGACTCCTTCGATGACCTTCAGGGCAGCATCTGCCTGCGCAAGTGGTTTGTCTACAGTGATCGACTAGAGGGGCGGATCGGTAACGATCTGGTCCGCCTTGACGCGTACAATGCCCAGCAGATGCTGAGCATGTTTCTGCACAACCGGTGCGATTACGCCGTCATGAATGAAATGGAATTCCGGTTTCTGGCACTGCTGGTGCAAGTCGATCCGGACCGTTACAGCACGGAACTGATCGACGCCGATTGGCCGGTCTATCTTGGTATCCTCAAAACCGAGGCGGCTCTAATTGAAGCGGCGGAAGCTTTTTTCGCTACGCACACGATTGACGTGGAGGCCATGCTACACAAACTGCCGCCGCCGGACCGGCACGTCTCTATTCAGCCGGACCAGTAAGGCAGTTGGCGGCCAAAATCACGCTCCTGCTGCAACTCACGAAGCCGGTACCAGCCGCCGACCAGCAACAGCGCGGCGAGATCAAACCGGACAGAGATGGACAACTCCATCATCAAGGTGGCCGACTCATTCTGGAATATTCGCGGGTCGTTCAAGCTCGGGGGGCGTATTGATATCGGAACGCAGGCCTCCCTGGTACAGCTTGTGAGCGGCAACTTCGTGTTCCTGGACGGAATGCACGAGCTTTATCCCCATGCGAAACTCTACGGTACGGCACTTCTCATCCGATGCCCCCTTACTCCGTGTACGCCGGTTCGATTCCGACCCGCGCCTCATGCCCACTTTAGGCGTCGGCTTTGATCCGTGTTGTAACGCCGGGAGCCAGATGAACAGGCCAACTAAAAACGACGTAGTCCGATGCAAGTCCGACAGGCTGCTGGCGGCAATCCGGCCGGATATGCTTCAATGAATGCTAAGTGGTCAGGCCAGCCAGTCAGGCTGACTTTGGTACCTTGAGGCCTGGACAAAAACAATGAGCACAGACGAAGAAGTGGTCAAACGCCGGCGCTCTGCGCTTCGAGGCCGGCAACTCGAGCCGGCTTTGCTGTCGGAGCTGCGGGACCTGATTGGTGACGAACGTAGCGATTCGTCACTGCGCAGCCGTGAACGGCTGATTGAACACCTGCATGCCTTGCAGGACACCTACGGATACCTCTCCATGCCCCGGCTCCGGGCCCTAGCTTCTTTCATGAATCTGCCCATGGCCGC belongs to Marinobacter sp. SS13-12 and includes:
- a CDS encoding MlaD family protein, whose amino-acid sequence is MEPRAHHVLIGLFTLVFLASALLFALWLAKASTDREYAWYEVIFDRGVSGLSEGSPVKYSGIEVGDVYELRLDPEDPRNVRALIRVYSDVPIKEDTRAGLALTNITGSMSIELEGGNPESRTLEGDRESPPSIYAEPSAFSTLMATSEKLFAKLDLVMTNANAMVSPENARHLTRSLENIETISSGLLEQREALRNLVTSFDQLSGQTEATLETFRRFGATANALLDNEGRQLFATAQSAMDSLEASTARLDELTARNEGALDQGMQGAAELAPAMRELRNTLRGLNSVIYRFEDDPSGLFLGREPIQEFNP
- a CDS encoding ABC transporter permease, encoding MPSPGKLDYQADRLVVTGDWTLPNYARLRQEVGTALASRKTADHAPDLSSIEALDTAGASLLADLLGAQRLLELTDDKSGLAPERRDLLRLVGEALATPEEEPPRQGSAIIAFLARVGEQVAEYWGQQRLLMGFTGQILGTMAAILPTPWRWRMTSLVAHIHQTGLNALPIVALLTFLVGAVVAFLGATVLDEFGATIYTVNLVAFSFLREFGVLLAAILLAGRTASAFTAQLGSMKANEEIDALRTFGLSPIELLVIPRVLAMVISLPILTFVGMISGIVGGSLVCVLVLDISIPQITNILETKVAVVHFLVGLGKAPVFAFVIAVIGCLEGFKASGSAESVGEHTTSAVVQSIFMVILLDSIAAIFFMEMGW
- a CDS encoding polar amino acid ABC transporter substrate-binding protein, whose protein sequence is MRIGLLIIAAFWCLPASSQTLQIMGSDEGFLPFYYGNSLNKGILVEVINEFSLEAGIAADFLPLPRKRQAWALEEGRANAVFANPLWMPLPDQMHTVGPVLTWRDRVFAQPGRQADSFDDLQGSICLRKWFVYSDRLEGRIGNDLVRLDAYNAQQMLSMFLHNRCDYAVMNEMEFRFLALLVQVDPDRYSTELIDADWPVYLGILKTEAALIEAAEAFFATHTIDVEAMLHKLPPPDRHVSIQPDQ
- a CDS encoding DUF3135 domain-containing protein translates to MDMPTFDELKELAQRDPEGFERLRAELIEDCIRRSSECNQRRLRGLQFVIEARRRVARNPMKALLDIQGMMYDSLISLQQALLDQQGRCASPLPKNARVLHFRPPVSSVD
- a CDS encoding ABC transporter ATP-binding protein, which produces MNQRASQQDVVIRVRELCNRFGTNEVHTNLDMDLNRREILGVVGGSGTGKSVLLRSIVGLHQPDSGVIEVFGEELQALSPDQRSRVERRFGVLFQGGALFTSLTLQENVALPLIEHARLSREDAEYLARMKLALVGLPAKASTMVPAQLSGGMVKRASLARAIALDPEILFLDEPTAGLDPIGAAAFDRLIVTLRDALGFSVFLVTHDLDTLYSTCDRVAVLSNKQVLVEGPLDIVENTDDPWIRDYFHGPRGRAAQRSQSASGREVG
- a CDS encoding ABC-type transport auxiliary lipoprotein family protein; translation: MTIALTRLLIATVATVSLAGCTVFPDQPAHQIFQLPAPKAPETTAETIDRTLRISTPLAVAPIDSSRILVKPTPHEIRAYQGSRWSNRAPVLVAAYLLEAFRRDGRMATVVTDTSAVQSDLTLTGDLTRFQAEYQDGKPVIHLELNLQLIDERSRKPVASKQFETSYAAGGESVESVVEAFGQASSELARQVINWTVAQI
- the pgsA gene encoding CDP-diacylglycerol--glycerol-3-phosphate 3-phosphatidyltransferase, which encodes MNLPNILTLSRILMIPVFVIIYYLPAYWSYLVSAGIFGLAAATDWLDGYLARKLDQSTPFGAFLDPVADKLMVAVALTVLIESHASFILTIPATVIIGREIVISALREWMAEIGSRGSVAVSYIGKIKTTAQMVAIIMLLAFPPGVVWSLVGTVLLYVAAVLTLWSMVLYLKAAWPDLFPEKQAD
- a CDS encoding zinc-binding dehydrogenase yields the protein MSENNIELTSTISEDNKLEVALREIEIPQPGENQVVIRVEAAPINPSDLGVMFSAADMTTASQSGSADRPVISADVPAKFMGAVKKRVGKPIPVGNEGAGTVVAAGSSAAAQSLMGKTVAFIGGGSYRKYLCANVQSCLELEPGTTAVEGASSFVNPLTALAMVETMRAEGHKAIVHAAAASNLGQMLNRICIADGIDLVNIVRKPEQEALLRDMGAKYVVNSSRDSFMADLTQALIDTGATIAFDPIGGGRLASDILTCMEAAVSRNMTEYSVYGSDIYKQVYIYGGLDRGPITLNRSFGFAWAVNGFLLFNVLGKLGNEITAAMRKRIAAEIKTTFASHYTHEVSLAGALQLDAISVYGKQATGEKFLIKPQS